In Helianthus annuus cultivar XRQ/B chromosome 9, HanXRQr2.0-SUNRISE, whole genome shotgun sequence, the following are encoded in one genomic region:
- the LOC110875758 gene encoding uncharacterized protein LOC110875758, producing the protein MEVLFQGQALLLSRFPMDSIASWNIRGLNHPLKQKVVRHVIKENNLKVCAILESHVQVDKLNNVCSKLYKGWDWLSNGNLCHKGTRIIVGWNPRDVDVMLLSSTDQVMHLQIVFKGQKKAMFCSMVYASNDYKERKELWKSLNRHMCFVNDKPWAILGDFNAVLELGDTHMGASGISVSMMDFKECVLNIEVFDVKSLGKEVANVLVEHFKAFLGIKGNVTNHPNSECFPRRLSVEKIIGEEVSFAIKDFFRSGRLLQEINHTFLALIPKVNTPTYVTNYRPISCCNVIYKAISKILTNRLLEGINDVVSINQSAFVPGRRISDNILLTQELLHNYHRNTGPPRCAFKVDIQKAYDTVDRDFLRATLLGFGFHATMVNWVMSCVTSTSYSISINGEIHGYFKGQRGLRQGDPISPYLFTLVMEVLTSILQHAANIHAGFRFHNNCKKQKIINFCFADDLFLFARGDTESVKVIMESLNMFRDMPGFVPSLSKTTSFFCNVPTRVKNQIVAIVPFSEGSLPIKCLGVPLIASRLLKSDCKVLVEKISKRLLDWKTKFLSFAGRLQLVNSVLAAMYSYWAAVFSLPASIIKNIERIMKDFLWHQGSLGSNKAKVAWKDVCLPKSEGGLDIRKVLDVNKALMTFHIHSIVSGRKSLWVEWIYAHRLRGRSFWDVKVPQNSSWGWRKILSFRSSVRKFFWKQIGNGESTSLWHDTWCLHCPLSRYISPRNMSQQGFSIDSKVADVVGNGIWSWPDAWRDLFPVLFQMNPINISPNRQDITLWRTNAGKLMPFFSKLVWETTRSRGNEVEWAKREMDSHEHLFFECSYSSTVLDAIKEKSSMKTVPNKWEDIMRWLLPKASSRSLNSVIAKLSIKAAAYFVWQERNYRFFNNQLRPPKMLTDIIIDTVKLKLLSFKYKDKPHVRKILDDWKLSSVDTFKAT; encoded by the exons ATGGAGGTTCTTTTTCAGGGGCAAGCACTCCTGCTGTCGAGGTTTCCAATGGATAGTATAGCCAGCTGGAATATAAGGGGATTGAACCACCCTCTAAAACAAAAAGTGGTTCGTCATGTAATTAAGGAGAATAATTTAAAGGTTTGTGCCATTTTAGAGTCTCACGTACAAGTTGATAAGCTGAACAATGTATGTAGCAAACTTTATAAGGGATGGGATTGGTTGTCGAATGGGAACTTGTGTCATAAAGGCACGAGAATCATCGTTGGTTGGAACCCGAGGGATGTGGATGTTATGCTCTTATCTTCTACGGATCAAGTAATGCATCTCCAAATAGTGTTTAAAGGTCAGAAGAAGGCTATGTTTTGTTCGATGGTCTATGCTAGCAATGACTACAAAGAGAGAAAGGAGCTATGGAAGTCGTTGAATAGGCACATGTGTTTTGTTAATGATAAACCTTGGGCTATTTTGGGTGATTTTAACGCAGTTCTTGAACTTGGTGATACTCACATGGGTGCTTCAGGAATCTCGGTTAGTATGATGGACTTTAAAGAGTGTGTTTTGAATATTGAGGTCTTTGATGTTAAGAGTTTGG GAAAGGAAGTGGCTAATGTTCTTGTGGAGCACTTTAAAGCGTTTCTAGGAATCAAGGGTAATGTGACCAACCATCCAAATAGTGAATGTTTTCCTAGACGTCTTAGTGTCGAAAAG ATAATTGGTGAGGAGGTGAGTTTCGCTATCAAGGATTTCTTTAGAAGTGGCCGGCTCTTACAAGAAATCAATCATACATTTCTGGCGTTGATTCCAAAAGTGAACACCCCTACGTATGTTACTAATTACCGCCCTATCTCATGTTGTAATGTTATTTATAAAGCTATTAGTAAGATTCTTACTAATAGACTTCTTGAGGGGATCAATGATGTTGTGAGCATCAATCAATCAGCTTTTGTTCCTGGTCGTAGAATATCAGACAACATCCTGCTAACACAGGAATTGCTTCATAATTATCACAGAAATACGGGCCCGCCAAGGTGTGCTTTCAAAGTCGACATACAGAAAGCATATGATACTGTGGACCGGGATTTCCTACGGGCAACGCTATTAGGGTTTGGTTTTCATGCAACAATGGTAAATTGGGTTATGAGTTGCGTCACTTCAACCTCGTACTCGATCAGCATAAATGGAGAGATTCATGGATATTTTAAAGGTCAAAGGGGTTTGAGACAAGGAGACCCCATCTCTCCGTACTTGTTCACGCTAGTCATGGAGGTCCTCACTTCCATTCTGCAGCACGCTGCCAATATTCATGCGGGATTTCGGTTTCATAATAATTGCAAGAAACAAAAAATCATTAACTTTTGTTTTGCAGATGACTTGTTTCTGTTTGCTAGAGGTGACACTGAGTCAGTGAAAGTCATTATGGAATCTCTGAATATGTTTAGAGATATGCCCGGGTTCGTTCCAAGCTTGAGTAAAACTACTTCTTTCTTCTGTAATGTTCCGACTCGAGTCAAGAACCAGATTGTGGCCATTGTACCGTTTTCTGAAGGATCGCTACCAATTAAGTGTCTGGGAGTCCCGCTTATTGCCTCTAGACTTCTTAAAAGTGATTGCAAGGTTTTGGTGGAAAAAATTTCTAAGAGACTTTTGGATTGGAAGACGAAGTTCCTCTCATTCGCGGGGAGATTACAACTGGTTAACTCTGTCTTAGCTGCTATGTACTCTTATTGGGCTGCCGTTTTTAGTCTCCCGGCTAGTATCATCAAGAATATCGAGAGGATTATGAAGGATTTTCTATGGCACCAAGGGTCTTTGGGTTCGAACAAAGCGAAAGTAGCGTGGAAAGATGTTTGCCTTCCTAAGTCCGAAGGAGGGTTGGATATTAGAAAGGTTTTGGATGTGAACAAGGCTTTAATGACCTTTCATATTCATAGCATTGTCTCGGGTCGGAAATCTCTTTGGGTCGAGTGGATCTATGCTCATCGGCTAAGAGGTAGGAGTTTTTGGGATGTTAAGGTGCCGCAAAACTCTTCATGGGGTTGGAGGAAAATATTGTCCTTCAGGAGTTCCGTGCGCAAATTCTTTTGGAAGCAAATAGGGAATGGAGAATCTACGTCGTTATGGCATGACACTTGGTGCCTGCATTGTCCGCTCAGTCGCTATATTTCTCCTAGAAACATGTCCCAACAAGGTTTTTCAATCGACTCTAAAGTAGCTGATGTTGTTGGCAATGGCATTTGGAGTTGGCCGGACGCTTGGAGGGATCTCTTTCCGGTTCTATTCCAAATGAATCCTATTAATATCAGTCCGAACAGACAAGATATTACTCTTTGGCGAACCAATGCTGGTAAACTGATGCCGTTCTTTTCCAAGCTGGTATGGGAGACTACTCGATCACGTGGTAACGAAGTAGAATGGGCTAAG CGAGAGATGGATTCACATGAGCATTTGTTTTTTGAATGCTCGTATTCCTCCACAGTTTTGGACGCTATCAAGGAGAAGTCTAGTATGAAGACGGTTCCTAATAAATGGGAAGACATCATGAGGTGGTTGCTACCGAAAGCAAGTTCCAGATCTTTGAACTCGGTTATTGCTAAACTTTCTATTAAGGCGGCTGCTTATTTTGTTTGGCAAGAAAGGAATTATAGATTTTTTAATAATCAACTGAGACCGCCGAAAATGTTAACGGACATCATCATCGATACAGTGAAGTTGAAATTATTATCATTCAAGTATAAAGATAAGCCGCATGTGAGGAAGATCTTGGATGATTGGAAGCTGAGTTCAGTGGATACCTTCAAAGCGACCTGA